A window of the Aeromicrobium phoceense genome harbors these coding sequences:
- a CDS encoding TrpB-like pyridoxal phosphate-dependent enzyme, with protein MTDQIRFVLSESDMPTHWYNIVPDFPTPPPPPLHPGTHEPVGPDDLAALFPPELIAQEVTSERFVEIPEPVRDVYRQYRPSPLVRARRWEKALGTSARIYYKYEGVSPAGSHKTNTSVPQVYYNAIHGIKRLTTETGAGQWGTALAYACSLFGLECEVWQVGASFDTKPQRRTLIEVFGGKVHRSPSRLTEFGRSLPEDHTGSLGIAISEAVEVAAQDETIKYALGSVLNHVLLHQTIIGEEALKQLAMAGESGADLVIGCAGGGSNFAGLTFPFLREKLAGNQSPRILAVEPSSCPTLTRGEYRYDFGDTGGMTPLMKMYTLGHDFVPSPIHAGGLRYHAMAPLVSHALHEGLVEAVALHQSECFDSAVEFARTEGIVPAPESSHALAQARRAALEATEQGTEPVIVVGLSGHGLLELGAYDSYLNGRLEDDPLSDEDLQAALANVPVI; from the coding sequence GTGACCGATCAGATCAGATTCGTGCTCTCCGAGTCCGACATGCCCACGCACTGGTACAACATCGTCCCGGACTTCCCCACGCCGCCGCCTCCGCCGCTGCACCCCGGAACTCACGAGCCGGTCGGTCCCGACGACCTCGCCGCGCTGTTCCCGCCCGAGCTGATCGCGCAGGAGGTCACCTCCGAGCGCTTCGTCGAGATTCCCGAGCCGGTCCGCGACGTCTACCGCCAGTACCGGCCGTCGCCGCTCGTGCGCGCACGTCGCTGGGAGAAGGCCCTCGGCACGTCCGCCCGGATCTACTACAAGTACGAAGGCGTCTCGCCGGCCGGCTCGCACAAGACCAACACGTCCGTGCCGCAGGTCTACTACAACGCGATCCACGGCATCAAGCGACTGACCACCGAGACCGGAGCCGGCCAGTGGGGTACCGCGCTGGCCTACGCCTGCTCGCTGTTCGGGCTCGAGTGCGAGGTCTGGCAGGTCGGCGCCTCGTTCGACACCAAGCCGCAGCGCCGCACCCTGATCGAGGTCTTCGGCGGCAAGGTCCACCGCTCCCCCAGCCGTCTGACGGAGTTCGGGCGCTCCCTGCCCGAGGACCACACCGGCTCGCTCGGCATCGCGATCAGCGAGGCCGTCGAGGTCGCCGCCCAGGACGAGACCATCAAGTACGCGCTGGGCTCGGTCCTCAACCACGTGCTGCTGCACCAGACGATCATCGGCGAGGAGGCGCTCAAGCAGCTCGCCATGGCCGGCGAGTCCGGTGCCGACCTGGTGATCGGCTGCGCCGGGGGCGGCTCGAACTTCGCCGGCCTCACGTTCCCGTTCCTGCGCGAGAAGCTGGCCGGGAACCAGTCCCCGCGGATCCTGGCCGTCGAACCGTCCTCGTGCCCGACCCTGACCCGCGGCGAGTACCGGTACGACTTCGGTGACACGGGTGGCATGACCCCGCTGATGAAGATGTACACGCTCGGCCACGACTTCGTGCCCTCGCCGATCCACGCCGGTGGCCTGCGCTATCACGCGATGGCGCCGCTGGTCTCCCATGCCTTGCACGAAGGACTGGTCGAGGCGGTGGCGCTGCACCAGAGCGAGTGCTTCGACAGCGCGGTCGAGTTCGCGCGCACCGAGGGCATCGTGCCCGCGCCCGAGTCGTCCCACGCGCTGGCCCAGGCGCGCCGGGCCGCGTTGGAGGCCACGGAGCAGGGCACCGAGCCCGTCATCGTCGTGGGCCTGTCCGGCCACGGCCTGCTCGAGCTGGGCGCCTACGACTCGTACCTCAACGGTCGCCTCGAGGACGATCCGCTCTCGGACGAGGACCTGCAGGCGGCGCTGGCCAACGTCCCCGTCATCTGA
- a CDS encoding esterase-like activity of phytase family protein — MSRSLAALAGAAVLATALPLLSTSVADAAPEKSFHRLATYPVFQNVPPGTPASAETVAEISAVSDDGRTLVYTDALGKRIGFLDISDPSNPRGDGSLSLEELGDADDQPTSVSIVGKYVLVVVDTSASFTEPSGRLDVVRLSDGVRVRSIDLAGQPDSIALDAKKSVAAIAMENQRDEDFTPDGRAKGDLPQAPGGFVQLLDLEGGPADWSLRRVDLDADTLAAAGIAEPTDPEPEYVSINGKGTLAVTLQENNGIVLIDTATGEVTKAFSAGSVDLTGIDAKKDGKISLTDSLPSVVREPDAIAWIDDDHLATANEGDWKGGSRGWTVFDTDGDVVWDAGNTFERLAVKHGLYNDDRAAKKGSEPEGLAVAEFDGTTYAFVGSERSNFVAVYDMSDPAKPEFVQVMPTTNGPEGLLPIPSRGLFAVSSETDDASVSVRATVGLYAWKPGKAAFPSILSEDQGGDPIGWQALGALTADPTDTSTLWTAADTVVKNGTLYRVDVSASPPRITDTVAVTEGGAPAPLDIEGLFKRPQGGFWLASEGATGPANVLVRTDDAGAVQERVSLPADITAKLGKWGLEGVTATTDAAGEHVWFALQRPLTGEDVARIGRYDVADQTFHWFGYELENPLRGSGDWVGLSEITAIDADTFAVIERDKLNGPAARNKRIYTVTIPKDAAEELPILEKRLAIDVLPHLRETQGWTQEKLEGFTIAADGSLYGVTDNDGLKDATGETVFLRLGRAADAFEQEVATTTGLRLSASRAEYAQRITATVSVGGAAAGAVELRDGAKVVARAKVAGGRATVTLPRLAVGRHSLTARFTGSALAAASTSTPVTVTVVKASSRTSLAVKRAVKRSKPVKVVATVRAAGHQPTGKVRFMAGSKVLKTVRLSNGKAVATVKLRSSQRIRAVYLGSEQTKGSTSARTAVTVRP; from the coding sequence GTGTCACGTTCCCTCGCAGCCCTCGCCGGCGCCGCCGTGCTGGCCACGGCCCTCCCGCTCCTGTCCACCTCGGTCGCCGACGCGGCCCCCGAGAAGTCGTTCCACCGCCTCGCGACCTACCCGGTGTTCCAGAACGTGCCCCCGGGCACGCCGGCCTCGGCCGAGACCGTCGCCGAGATCTCCGCGGTGTCCGACGACGGCAGGACGCTCGTCTACACCGACGCCCTCGGCAAGCGCATCGGCTTCCTCGACATCAGCGACCCCTCGAACCCGCGCGGTGACGGCTCGCTGTCGCTGGAGGAGCTCGGCGACGCCGACGACCAGCCCACCTCGGTGAGCATCGTCGGGAAGTACGTCCTGGTCGTCGTGGACACCTCGGCGTCCTTCACCGAGCCGAGCGGCCGCCTGGACGTCGTGCGGCTGTCCGACGGCGTCCGCGTCCGGAGCATCGACCTGGCCGGCCAGCCCGACTCCATCGCGCTCGACGCCAAGAAGTCCGTCGCGGCCATCGCGATGGAGAACCAGCGCGACGAGGACTTCACCCCCGACGGCCGCGCGAAGGGCGACCTGCCGCAGGCCCCGGGCGGCTTCGTGCAGCTGCTGGATCTCGAGGGCGGCCCCGCCGACTGGAGCCTGCGCCGCGTCGACCTCGACGCGGACACGCTGGCAGCGGCCGGGATCGCCGAGCCGACCGACCCCGAGCCCGAGTACGTCTCGATCAACGGCAAGGGCACCCTCGCGGTGACCCTGCAGGAGAACAACGGGATCGTCCTGATCGACACCGCCACCGGCGAGGTCACGAAGGCCTTCAGCGCGGGCTCGGTCGACCTCACGGGCATCGACGCGAAGAAGGACGGCAAGATCTCGCTGACCGACTCGCTGCCGTCGGTCGTGCGTGAGCCCGACGCGATCGCGTGGATCGACGACGACCATCTCGCCACCGCGAACGAGGGCGACTGGAAGGGCGGCAGCCGTGGCTGGACCGTGTTCGACACCGATGGCGACGTCGTGTGGGACGCCGGCAACACCTTCGAGCGCCTCGCCGTGAAGCACGGCCTGTACAACGACGACCGCGCCGCGAAGAAGGGCTCCGAGCCCGAGGGCCTGGCCGTCGCCGAGTTCGACGGCACCACCTACGCCTTCGTCGGCTCCGAGCGCAGCAACTTCGTCGCCGTCTACGACATGAGCGACCCCGCGAAGCCGGAGTTCGTCCAGGTGATGCCGACGACCAACGGACCGGAGGGCCTCCTGCCGATCCCGTCGCGCGGCCTGTTCGCAGTCTCCAGCGAGACCGATGACGCGAGCGTCTCCGTGCGCGCCACGGTCGGGCTCTACGCCTGGAAGCCCGGGAAGGCGGCCTTCCCGTCGATCCTCTCCGAGGACCAGGGCGGCGACCCGATCGGCTGGCAGGCGCTCGGCGCGCTGACCGCCGATCCCACCGACACGAGCACGCTGTGGACCGCCGCCGACACGGTGGTCAAGAACGGCACCCTCTACCGGGTCGACGTCTCCGCCTCGCCGCCGCGCATCACCGACACGGTGGCCGTGACCGAGGGCGGCGCGCCCGCTCCGCTCGACATCGAGGGCCTGTTCAAGCGTCCGCAGGGCGGCTTCTGGCTGGCCTCGGAGGGCGCCACCGGCCCCGCGAACGTGCTCGTGCGGACCGACGACGCGGGCGCGGTGCAGGAGCGCGTGAGCCTGCCCGCCGACATCACGGCGAAGCTCGGCAAGTGGGGCCTCGAGGGCGTCACCGCCACGACCGACGCCGCCGGCGAGCACGTCTGGTTCGCGCTCCAGCGCCCGCTCACGGGTGAGGACGTCGCACGGATCGGCCGCTACGACGTGGCCGACCAGACCTTTCACTGGTTCGGCTACGAGCTCGAGAACCCGCTGCGCGGCAGTGGCGACTGGGTCGGCCTGTCCGAGATCACGGCGATCGACGCCGACACGTTCGCGGTCATCGAGCGCGACAAGCTGAACGGCCCGGCCGCGCGCAACAAGCGCATCTACACCGTGACGATCCCGAAGGACGCCGCCGAGGAGCTGCCGATCCTGGAGAAGCGCCTCGCGATCGACGTCCTCCCGCACCTGAGGGAGACGCAGGGCTGGACGCAGGAGAAGCTCGAGGGCTTCACGATCGCGGCGGACGGCTCGCTCTACGGCGTCACCGACAACGACGGGCTCAAGGACGCCACGGGCGAGACCGTGTTCCTGCGTCTCGGCCGGGCCGCCGACGCGTTCGAGCAGGAGGTCGCCACGACGACGGGGCTGCGACTCTCGGCCTCGCGGGCCGAGTACGCGCAGCGGATCACCGCGACGGTCTCGGTCGGGGGAGCGGCTGCGGGTGCGGTCGAGCTGCGCGACGGCGCGAAGGTCGTCGCCCGAGCCAAGGTCGCCGGTGGCAGGGCCACCGTCACGCTGCCGAGGCTCGCAGTCGGGCGCCACAGCCTGACGGCACGGTTCACCGGGTCCGCGCTGGCGGCGGCCTCGACCAGCACGCCGGTGACCGTCACCGTCGTGAAGGCCTCGAGCCGCACTTCCCTCGCGGTCAAGCGAGCGGTGAAGCGTTCGAAGCCGGTCAAGGTGGTCGCGACGGTCCGCGCGGCGGGCCACCAGCCCACCGGCAAGGTCCGCTTCATGGCCGGCTCGAAGGTGCTGAAGACGGTGCGGCTGTCGAACGGGAAGGCCGTTGCAACGGTGAAGCTCCGCTCCAGCCAGCGGATCCGCGCGGTCTACCTCGGCTCGGAGCAGACCAAGGGCTCGACTTCGGCACGAACCGCGGTCACCGTCAGGCCATAA
- a CDS encoding TetR/AcrR family transcriptional regulator, whose amino-acid sequence MPKISAPTVGAHREAQRAALVRAAEDVLREDGIAGIKPGTVTERAGMSRSSFYDYFPSKDDLLVAVAIEAFDRWNRGLDESMAQVEPGLPRLRALVDATMRMTADGHHGLAGALRQADLSPTRFDDLMVLHDALMRPVAEVLTELGIPDRFVHLVQGALGSGVQLIEHGADAGTTADDVFAMLTAGLPRD is encoded by the coding sequence ATGCCCAAGATCTCCGCGCCCACGGTCGGCGCGCACCGCGAGGCGCAACGCGCCGCGCTGGTGCGCGCCGCCGAGGACGTCCTGCGGGAGGACGGCATCGCGGGGATCAAGCCGGGCACCGTCACCGAGCGCGCCGGGATGTCGCGGTCGAGCTTCTACGACTACTTCCCGTCGAAGGACGACCTGCTCGTCGCCGTGGCGATCGAGGCGTTCGACCGGTGGAACCGGGGCCTCGACGAGTCCATGGCGCAGGTCGAGCCGGGCCTCCCACGCCTGCGCGCTCTCGTCGACGCCACGATGCGGATGACCGCCGACGGTCACCATGGCCTCGCCGGTGCGCTCCGCCAGGCCGATCTCTCGCCGACGCGCTTCGACGACCTCATGGTCCTCCACGACGCGCTCATGCGGCCGGTCGCCGAGGTCCTCACGGAGCTCGGGATCCCGGACCGCTTCGTCCATCTCGTCCAGGGTGCACTCGGGTCGGGGGTCCAGCTCATCGAGCACGGCGCCGATGCCGGGACGACCGCCGACGACGTGTTCGCGATGCTCACGGCGGGACTGCCCCGGGACTGA
- a CDS encoding ABC transporter permease translates to MFLALRELRFARGRFALMGAVVSLISVLVVLLSGLSTGLVNDGVSGLKAMPVTAFAFDEGTMKDNAFSRSIIEPDQLAPWRDADGVEAAEPLGVSIVNSTTDAGKQVDLTLFGVDPNGFLAPATSSGDGIAGVNGIVVSETLADDGVEIGTVVTLDRIDVELTVVGFTEGQATFGHVDVAYLPLETWQLIASNSVQPGPPTQATTAAVDYPLFSAIAVQAQDGAEVDFAAADRAAGTTSMTLTESFNASPGYEAETMTLSMIQVFLYVICALVVGAFFTVWTIQRAGDLAVLRAMGASSRYLLRDSLAQATVVLLVFTGIGVAAGVAMGAVMPDAMPFELEAGPIAVASALTIALGLLGAAVSVLRITRIDPLAALGGRR, encoded by the coding sequence ATGTTCCTAGCGCTGCGCGAGTTGCGGTTCGCCCGTGGCCGATTCGCCCTGATGGGTGCGGTGGTCTCGCTGATCTCCGTGCTCGTCGTCCTGCTCTCCGGACTGTCCACCGGACTCGTCAACGACGGCGTCTCCGGGCTCAAGGCCATGCCGGTCACCGCGTTCGCCTTCGACGAGGGGACGATGAAGGACAACGCGTTCAGCCGCTCGATCATCGAGCCCGACCAGCTCGCCCCGTGGCGTGACGCCGACGGCGTCGAGGCCGCCGAGCCCCTGGGCGTGAGCATCGTCAACAGCACGACCGACGCGGGGAAGCAGGTCGACCTCACGCTCTTCGGCGTCGACCCGAACGGCTTCCTGGCCCCGGCCACGTCCAGCGGTGACGGCATCGCCGGCGTGAACGGGATCGTCGTATCCGAGACGCTCGCCGACGACGGGGTCGAGATCGGCACCGTCGTGACGCTCGACCGGATCGACGTGGAGCTGACCGTCGTTGGGTTCACCGAGGGCCAGGCGACCTTCGGCCACGTCGACGTCGCGTACCTGCCGCTGGAGACCTGGCAGCTCATCGCCTCGAACTCCGTGCAGCCCGGCCCGCCGACGCAGGCCACCACCGCCGCCGTGGACTACCCCCTGTTCAGTGCCATCGCCGTGCAGGCGCAGGACGGCGCGGAGGTCGACTTCGCCGCGGCCGACCGCGCCGCCGGGACGACGAGCATGACGCTCACCGAGTCGTTCAACGCCTCGCCGGGCTACGAGGCCGAGACGATGACCCTCAGCATGATCCAGGTCTTCCTCTACGTGATCTGCGCGCTCGTCGTGGGCGCCTTCTTCACCGTCTGGACGATCCAGCGCGCCGGCGACCTCGCCGTGCTGCGGGCGATGGGCGCGTCCAGCCGCTACCTGCTGCGCGACAGCCTCGCCCAGGCGACCGTCGTCCTCCTGGTCTTCACCGGCATCGGCGTCGCGGCCGGCGTGGCGATGGGTGCGGTCATGCCCGACGCGATGCCGTTCGAGCTCGAGGCGGGGCCGATCGCCGTCGCCTCCGCGCTGACGATCGCGCTGGGTCTGCTCGGCGCCGCCGTCTCCGTCCTGCGCATCACCCGGATCGATCCACTCGCCGCGCTGGGAGGCCGCCGATGA
- a CDS encoding DUF6226 family protein, protein MLPEGWIPHRRADGEVVGWIELDGDDIAAFDLLGRRATPPGVDWHEAEQALDERGIGYLADQYTLTTPAGDHLPVRIGEATTEQVTVVEDEFGGASVIGADPATHVLPFPVPIGVLRDYVRPQLDLGTWLDDEGRPIEYGNRWGVGETPKSMYSECAHPERFEPIITTARALLDHLEQRYDVNRAELVRGEQTYVTLTPRSGDGATLAAVTSRATLPGVKVRAGFGYLNWWPGCGCDACDDSVPDMLDELETAVFAIVEGAMTEWRRGPEGSAPWKIHVEFDGRHVDPGHHEGGSSGEPEPLDLPTTPHRWGPWPVRTG, encoded by the coding sequence ATGCTGCCCGAAGGATGGATTCCGCACCGCCGCGCTGACGGCGAGGTGGTCGGGTGGATCGAGCTCGACGGTGACGACATCGCCGCGTTCGACCTCCTCGGCCGCCGCGCCACGCCCCCGGGCGTCGACTGGCACGAGGCCGAGCAGGCGCTCGACGAGCGGGGCATCGGCTACCTGGCCGACCAGTACACGCTGACGACACCCGCGGGAGATCACCTGCCCGTGCGCATCGGCGAGGCCACGACCGAGCAGGTCACGGTCGTGGAGGACGAGTTCGGCGGCGCGTCAGTGATCGGTGCCGATCCCGCGACCCACGTCCTCCCGTTCCCGGTGCCGATCGGGGTGCTGCGCGACTACGTGAGACCGCAGCTCGACCTCGGCACGTGGCTGGACGACGAGGGGCGGCCGATCGAGTACGGCAACCGGTGGGGCGTCGGAGAGACGCCCAAGAGCATGTACAGCGAGTGCGCTCACCCCGAGCGTTTCGAGCCGATCATCACGACGGCCCGAGCCTTGCTCGATCACCTGGAGCAGCGCTACGACGTCAACCGGGCCGAGCTCGTCAGGGGCGAGCAGACCTACGTGACGCTGACGCCGCGCTCCGGCGACGGAGCCACGCTCGCCGCTGTGACGTCCCGGGCCACGTTGCCCGGCGTGAAGGTTCGCGCCGGGTTCGGCTACCTGAACTGGTGGCCCGGCTGCGGTTGCGACGCGTGCGACGACTCCGTTCCCGACATGCTCGACGAGCTCGAAACGGCTGTGTTCGCGATCGTGGAGGGCGCCATGACCGAATGGCGCCGGGGTCCTGAGGGGAGTGCCCCGTGGAAGATCCACGTGGAGTTCGACGGCCGCCACGTGGATCCCGGGCACCATGAGGGAGGGAGCTCGGGGGAGCCGGAGCCGCTGGACCTGCCCACCACGCCGCACCGCTGGGGACCGTGGCCGGTCAGGACAGGCTGA
- a CDS encoding ABC transporter ATP-binding protein, with protein sequence MNTTTPALEIVDATLELGDGDSRVRALDAVSLTVQPGEFVAIVGPSGSGKSSLLAVAGALSHPDSGSVRVHGTDLATLSKGAAARFRLAHIGFVFQSGNLLPALTAADQLRLASRLAGSRRVDPAAVLDSVGMAHRAKHRPGHLSGGERQRVGIARALVNDPSLLLVDEPTAALDRRRSHEVVQLLADRARDANVAVVMVTHDHDVLEHCDRVLEMVDGSLTGLAHAARRMDSAPPR encoded by the coding sequence ATGAACACCACCACCCCCGCCCTGGAGATCGTCGACGCCACCTTGGAGCTCGGCGACGGCGACTCGCGCGTCCGCGCCCTCGACGCGGTCTCGCTGACCGTGCAGCCGGGCGAGTTCGTGGCCATCGTGGGCCCGTCGGGCTCGGGCAAGTCCTCGCTGCTGGCCGTCGCGGGTGCGCTGTCCCACCCGGACTCGGGCTCGGTCCGCGTCCACGGCACCGATCTGGCCACCCTCTCGAAGGGCGCCGCCGCGCGCTTCCGGCTGGCGCACATCGGCTTCGTCTTCCAGTCGGGCAACCTGCTGCCCGCGCTGACGGCCGCCGACCAGCTGCGGCTGGCGAGTCGGCTCGCGGGAAGCCGCCGGGTCGACCCTGCGGCCGTGCTCGACTCGGTGGGCATGGCCCATCGCGCGAAGCACCGCCCGGGCCACCTGTCCGGCGGCGAGCGCCAGCGCGTGGGCATCGCTCGCGCCCTGGTGAACGATCCGAGCCTCCTGCTGGTCGACGAGCCCACGGCGGCGCTCGACCGGCGTCGCAGTCACGAGGTCGTGCAGCTGCTCGCCGATCGCGCCCGCGACGCGAACGTCGCCGTGGTCATGGTGACCCACGACCACGACGTCCTCGAGCACTGCGACCGAGTGCTGGAGATGGTCGACGGATCTCTGACAGGGTTGGCCCATGCTGCCCGAAGGATGGATTCCGCACCGCCGCGCTGA
- a CDS encoding GNAT family N-acetyltransferase: MTIEVRPATEFDDVRTMVGPKRPDAESCWCLSYRVPGKVNRELHREARGEYVRELMQQGPPGVLAYEGDEVVGWAAIHPRADTSFATNRKIPHVDDLDVWSLWCVRVRPGHRGQGIAHHLIEDAVEYARSQGAPAVEAYPVDNDGAKVDLTMAYVGTRALFERAGFAKAADTDSVLNRFPRVLMRLSLS; encoded by the coding sequence ATGACGATCGAGGTGCGTCCGGCGACCGAGTTCGACGACGTCCGCACGATGGTGGGGCCCAAGCGGCCCGATGCCGAGTCGTGCTGGTGCCTCAGCTATCGCGTCCCGGGAAAGGTCAACCGCGAGCTGCACCGCGAGGCGCGCGGCGAGTACGTCCGCGAGCTGATGCAGCAGGGCCCGCCCGGCGTCCTGGCGTACGAGGGTGACGAGGTGGTCGGCTGGGCCGCGATCCACCCGCGCGCGGACACCTCGTTCGCGACGAACCGCAAGATCCCCCACGTCGACGACCTCGACGTCTGGAGCCTGTGGTGCGTGCGCGTGCGTCCCGGGCACCGGGGACAGGGCATCGCGCACCACCTCATCGAGGACGCCGTGGAGTACGCCCGTTCCCAGGGCGCGCCCGCCGTGGAGGCCTACCCCGTCGACAACGACGGCGCCAAGGTCGACCTGACGATGGCCTACGTCGGCACGCGCGCGTTGTTCGAGCGCGCCGGTTTCGCCAAGGCCGCCGACACCGACTCGGTGCTCAACCGGTTCCCGCGGGTGCTGATGCGGCTCAGCCTGTCCTGA